A stretch of the Oncorhynchus mykiss isolate Arlee chromosome 23, USDA_OmykA_1.1, whole genome shotgun sequence genome encodes the following:
- the LOC110502423 gene encoding ectodysplasin-A receptor-associated adapter protein: protein MFTSICVKMTSLKAFKEPFDRIISEPVEDTDTSSFMAEMSLKSNYPVQVTEPQDAVTLQLRSMPPGYLTPPSGRIRQPVEVGVECICTGSILQDFPKELQFLNNPCEKCCCSAPPPKISDLMDDKDLLDLLRLKLDPNHCTVKNWKNFASRWGMSYDELTLLEHRTQGSMCHSPTQEFLLRNNHKTVTELTELCRVYQRIDVLRLLQRWMDNDWPSRWQNAH from the exons ATGTTCACATCTATTTGTGTGAAGATGACTAGCTTGAAGGCGTTTAAGGAGCCATTCG ATAGAATAATCTCTGAACCAGTGGAGGACACAGATACTAGTAGCTTCATGGCAGAAATG TCCTTGAAGTCCAACTATCCAGTCCAAGTCACAGAACCTCAAG ATGCAGTGACACTGCAGCTGAGGTCCATGCCACCTGGCTACCTCACACCTCCCTCAGGCAGAATAAGACAG CCAGTAGAAGTTGGTGTGGAGTGCATCTGCACAGGCTCCATCTTACAAG ACTTCCCCAAGGAGCTGCAGTTCTTGAACAACCCCTGTGAGAAGTGCTGTTGCTCAGCTCCACCTCCAAAGATCAGTGACCTGATGGATGACAAGGACTTGCTGGACTTACTGCGTCTTAAACTGGACCCAAATCATTGCACTGTTAAGAACTGGAAGAACTTTGCGAGCCGTTGGGGTATGAGCTATGATGAGCTGACTCTGCTGGAGCACCGGACCCAGGGCTCAATGTGCCACAGCCCCACACAAGAGTTCCTGCTGCGCAACAACCACAAGACCGTCACTGAGCTCACCGAACTTTGCCGGGTTTACCAGCGCATTGATGTGCTGCGGCTTCTGCAACGCTGGATGGATAACGACTGGCCCTCACGCTGGCAAAATGCTCATTAA